In the Prochlorococcus marinus str. MIT 9312 genome, AATTATTCCAAGAAGACCAAGAGCGAAATCTCTAAATTTAACATTATTCAAACCATAAAAATAATTAAGAATACTGAATGGAAATATTGGCGATAATCTCGCTAAAAAAATTAATTTAAGTCCACCTTTTTCTACTAGTTTTTCAATAATACTTAATTTTGGATAACGGCTAAAAAGGTTTTTTAGCTTTTTGGCAAAAAAACTTTTTGATACAAAAAATGAAACTGATGCTCCTATAGAAGCGGAAATGAAAACGATAAGTGATCCTAAATATGAGCCATATAAAAAACCGGATAATAAAGATAACCAAGAAGCTGGAAGTATTAATAAAACAATTAAAATATAAATGCAAACAAATGAAAAGACGCCAATTCCAGTATTAAAAAAATAAGACAAGTTGTAAATATTTTCTAGGAAGATATTCATTCTCAATTCAAAAGTTCGAGTTTTTTAGTAATTCTCTCCATTTGTACCGAACCCTCATTTAATTTAAATCTGCATTCATCAACAATATCTTTTGGAGCCTTATCAACGAAATTTTTATTAGATAATCTCTTATTTAAATTTTCCAATTCAATAGTCACCTTTTTTAAATCCTTGGTTAACCTTTCCTTTAATGCATCTATATTTACAAAATCCTGAAAAGGTAAGTAAACCTCTAAATCACTAATTATCCCAGAAAAAGATTTAGCAAACTCTTTTTTATCAACAGCATTAGTTTTAAAAATAAATACTTCAGAAGATTTAGTTAAGGTTTGAATATCATCAACTAGAATTTTCAAAAAATCAATCAATTCATCATTATCTGAAATTAAGTAAACAGGAACTTTTTCTGATGGCTTTAGGCCTAATTCAGCTCTCAAATTTCTAATTAATCTAATAATTTCAAAAAGTTGCTGAAAGGAATTATCAAGCTTATTATCAACAAATTTATTTTCTTGCGTTGGCCATCTTTGAAGAGATAATAATGATTGATCTGGTTTTAGTTGGAGTGCGTGCCAGAGTTCTTCAGTAATGTGCGGCATAAAAGGATGAATCATCACCAAAATATCATTGAGCACTTTTATTAAAACTTTTTCAGATAATTGTCTATTTTTAATCTCTTTATTATTAAACCTTTGCTTAGCAAATTCTACATACCAGTCACAAAAATCATTCCATGTAAATTCATATAATAGTTTCGCAGATTCTCCCAATTTATACTCTTTCAACAAAGCAGCAACCTTTATATTTACCTGATTCAATTTCGATAAAATCCACTTATCACATAACTCTAAAGAATCTTCATCACTCTCATTAAGCGAATAATTATTGTTGGAAGTTTTATTAATTAATACAAATTTAGTTGCATTCCATAATTTATTCGCAAAATTTCTTGAAGCTTCAACAGTTGAAGATGTATCTTTTTTCCTATCAAAATCAAGCCGGATATCTTGTCCAGCGCCTGCAACTTCACGAATTAAAGCAAATCGCAAAGCATCAGAACCATATTTCTCAATTAAAAGTATTGGGTCAATACCATTACCTGAACTTTTACTCATTTTTTTATTATTTTCATCTCGGACTAGACCATGAATATACACATCCCTAAAAGGAATATTATTCGTGAAAGTATTCCCCATCATTGTCATTCTCGCAACCCAGAAGAAAATAATATCGAAACCAGTAACAAGAACACTATTTGGATACCATTTTTTAAAATCCGGATCATTTGTATTTGGCCAACCAAGGGTTGAGAAAGGCCATAAACCACTTGAAAACCAAGTATCCAAAACATCTTTATCACGAACCAATTTAATATTTAATCCAAATTTTTTATTAGCTTTGATTAAGGCATCCTCCTCATTGCTTGCAACGACATATGGAGTATTTTGTTCTATTGAGTCTTGAGATTCATCTAAAACGTACCATACTGGTATTTGATGCCCCCACCATAATTGCCTACTGATACACCAATCATTAATATTCTCTAACCAATCCTTATAAACTTTCTCCCAGCGTGGAGGAATAAACGATGGTTTTTTAGAATCAATTTCATTAAGACATCCTTGTGATATTTCATCCATTTTCAAAAACCATTGTGTTGACAATAAAGGTTCGATTGGCACCTTACCTCTATCAGAAAAAGGAACAGTATGTTTATAATCCTCTATCTTTGTCAAAAGGCCTAAGTTATCCAATTCTTTGATAATTTTCTTTCTAGCCTCATATCTATCTAAATGTTCAAATTTACCTGCATTACTATTTAAAGTTCCATCTTTATTCATTACATTAATCTGTTTTAAATTATGCCTTTTTCCTATGGCAAAATCATTGGGATCGTGGGCTGGAGTCACCTTGACACATCCTGTACCAAAATCTTTATCAACATGTGAATCAGCAATAATAGGTATTGCTCTATCAACGAAAGGGACTTTTACTTTGACACCAATAAATTCTTTATATCTATCATCATCAGGATTAACTGCCAAAGCAGTATCACCTAAAAGAGTTTCTGGTCTTGTTGTTGCTACCTCTAAGTACTTATCTAACTGTTCACCACTTTCAGAAATTAAAGGGTATTTAAAATGCCATAAATGACCCTTTACTTCTTGCATTTCAACTTCAAGATCACTTACGGCAGATTGAGATTCAGGACACCAATTAACTAAATATTCACCACTATAAATCAAATTCTTTTTGTAAAGAATATTAAAAGCCTCAACAACTGCCTCATTTAATTTTTGATCCAGAGTAAATCTTTCTCTAGTCCAGTCAACTGAATATCCTATCCTTTTTAATTGAGAAACTATTCTGCCACCACTTTGTTCTTTCCAGTTCCATGCTCTTTTAAGAAATTCATCTCTTCCAATATCATCGCTTGTTTTGCCTTCACTTTTTAATTGTTTTTCAAGAATAGTTTGAACAGCTATTGAAGCATGATCAGTTCCTGGTAAACACAAAACATTCTTCCCTAAAAGTCTTTGAAAACGCACTACAACATCTATCAAAGCTGTATTGAATGCATGTCCCATATGCAAAGATCCAGTTACATTTGGTGGCGGAATAACAATACAAAAAGGCTCACCATCATCCTCCGGGTTAGGACTAAACGCCTTTAAACTTTCCCATTTTTCTTGCCACTTTTTCTCTACTTCAAAAGGTGAATAATTCTCTAAAGATAATTGATCATTCATCTCTGTCATATGCAAATTTTATTTCAAGAACTTTTTTTTTATTTTATCTTGGTAGAAGCCAATTAATGAAAATAATATTAGTTTGCAAAAAAAGACACATTCATTCTACAAAAGTTTGAAGCCAGAACCGCAGGAACAACGTTTTGCATTTTTTGGTGTTGAAATAAGAAATCCACCACCGCTTAAATCACCGTAATAATCTAATTTTAAATCTTTCAGTAAATTACACTTTTTTACATCTGCATATAAAGTTACTCCTTCTGTTCTTGAGATAGGAGATCCATTACATGTACCTGGCCTTAATTTAATATGCATCCATCCTTCAGAACAATTTTTATCCTCAACCAAATCAATTGACATTTCTCCAGGAGAACCTCCAAAAGAAGATTGCCTAGATAGTTCTGAAGCAGCGCTTTGACTGATTGAAAGATTGACGATCTCAGTCATTAGAAAATTAATAAATGGGCGATCCAGGGTTCGAACCAGGGACATCCTGCTTGTAAGGCAGGCGCTCTACCGCTGAGCTAATCGCCCTCATAATAAACTATTCTAATGGATGAAGTTGAAATATTTATACTAAGTATTTAAATATTTCATGATTGAGGCAAAATTAACTTAATAAAATATATACTATGTGCTCAAACGATAGATATAACTTGAAAAAAAATTCCAATTTAGAGACTATAGAGAGCTTTAAAATTTTAATATCTAATATCAAATCTTTAAAAGATAAAGCTTGGGGATGCCCATGGCAGAAAATACAGTCTCATAAATCGTTAATCCCATTTTTACATGAGGAAAGTAGTGAATTTATAGATGCAATATATGAAAAAAAGGCAGATAAAATTTGTGAAGAGTTAGGAGATCTTTTATTACAAGTAATGCTGCATGCTGAAATCGGCTACGAAAACAAAGAATTTGAACTAAATGATGTTATAAAAAATTTAAACAAGAAAATTATTAATAGACATCCATATATTTTCAACAAAAAAGAAAAAGTATCTTTAGAAAAATCGCAACAGATTTGGGAAAATATTAAAAATTCAGAAAAAGAAGCACCTCATATTGAATCATCAATTAGTAAAAATTTGAAAGTCAAAAATTTACCTCCAACGGTTGGAACAGACAAAATCACAAATTATGTTAAAGAATATGGTTTTAAATGGGAGAGTACCGATCAAATTTTTGAAAAGTTAGAAGAAGAGATTAATGAATTAAAGGAAGCAATTAATAGTAAAAATGATTCAGAAATAAAAAATGAATTTGGGGATATTTACTTTACTCTTCTAAATCTCTCAAACTTTTTAAAAATAAATCCTGAATCAGCTCTTCAAAAAACTAATAAAAAATTTTTAGAAAGATTTTCAATCATTGAACATCATGCAGGAGATAATATTAAGAAACAAACTCCTAAAGATTTTCAACGGCTTTGGCAAATAGCCAAGCAAAAACTTAAAAGAAAGAATTCTTAAAAAGCAAATGACTCATATTTCAACATGGATAGATGAATATCATAAAGGCTCAAGATTCGGCCTAAATGGAGAAATTTTAATTAAACAAAACTCAAAATATCAAGAAATTATTGTTATTGAAAATGAATATTATGGCAGAGCTTTAATGCTAGATGGGTGTTGGATGACATCATTAAAAGACGAAAAATATTATCATGAGTGTCTTGTGCATCCAGCATTAAGTAGCATTGACGAAAAATCTAATGTACTAATTATTGGTGGAGGAGACGGTGGTACTGCAAGAGAATGCGTTAAATACCCTCAAATATCAAAAATTGATCTAGTAGAGATTGATGAAGAAGTAATCAAAATATCTAAAAAATTTTTAAAAGAAATTGGAGGCGAAGCATGGAGTGACAAAAGATTAAAAATTCATATTGATGATGGTGTTCAATGGGTAAAAAAAACAAGAGATAATTTTTACGACGTTATATTTATAGATTGTTCAGATCCCTCAGAATTATCAAATTTATTATTTTCAGATTCGTTTTATAGAGAATGCAAAAGAATTCTTACAAAAAATGGTATCTTAGCAACGCAAAGCGAATCACCTGAGTCCTTCAAAAATATTCACATAAGTATTTTGAAAACCCTGAAAAAATTCTTTAGAGTCTCTGAAACTATGTATTCTTTTGTGCCTATATATCCAAGCGGTATTTGGAGTTGGACATTCGCTTCTGAAGAAGTTCTACATTTATCAAAGCGAAATTGCAATGAAGCCCTGAGAATAGAAAAAAGTTGTGAAATTTGGAATTTAAATTTTCAAAATGCAGCATTCAAAATGATGCCAAATAAAATTGTAAAAGAACTAAATTCATAGAATGATAAAAAATTTATTTGATAACGAAAATGCGATTTTTATGGGAGCAAAAAGAAGCCCTAATGATTGCGTAATTGGTATCTTTGGAGTCAATTATGATGGGACATGTTCGTTCAAACCAGGAGCTAGATTTGGTCCAGAAGCGATAAGACAAGTCAGTTCTTGTTTAGAAACATATTGTCCAAAACTCAATAAAGACTTAGAGGATATTATGTATGTTGATTTTGGGTCAATACTAATTGATAAAAATGACTCAAAGTCCGTTATTGAATCAGTCAAATTAGCAACAAATTTTTTAATTAATAAACGCCTTAGTCCTATTATGCTTGGAGGCGAACACTCTATTACAACGGGTGCTATTGAAGCATTAGTAAAAAAATATCCAGATTTGATATTGGTTCAACTTGATGCTCATGCAGATTTAAGAGAATCATATATAGGAAATCAATATAGTCATGCTTGTGCCATGAAAAGATGCTTAGAGGTGCTTCCTGAAAAGAAAATTTTGCAAGTAGGAATAAGAAGTGGGACTAAAGAAGAATTTCAAATTATGCATAACAACAATCAATTAGTTAACTTTTATCCAGGCGGAAATGCACAAGAGTTAAAAAAAGCTCTTCTACCATACTCTAAGTCTCCAATCTATTTAACAATAGATTTAGATTGGTTTGATCCCAGTTTATTAGCAGGGACGGGAACTCCAGAACCGGGAGGATTTTTTTGGAATGATTTTGAGGAAATCCTGAAAACTTTAAAAGACTTTAGAATTGTGGCTTCAGATATTGTGGAATTATCTCCAGAAATTGATAAAAGCGGAGTTAGTAGCATAGTTGCAGCCAAAGTACTTAGAAGCTTAATTTTGTCATTAGAAAATATGCAATAAAAAATTTCTAAACTAAAGTGTAAAAATACTAAATTAAAATTAAATATTTCATGGATTTGCTTAAAAGTCCTTTATATGCAAAATATGTTCAATCCAATGCAAAATTAGTGGATTTTGCAGGTTGGGAAATGCCCATATCATTTTCAGGATTAATCAAAGAGCATGAATCAGTTAGGTCTTCAGTAGGATTGTTTGATATTTCTCACATGGGTGTAATCTCTATTAAGGGAATCAATCCAAAGGATTATATTCAAAAATTTTTTCCTACTAATTTATACTCCTTTTCTGAAGGTCAGGGGCTTTATACAGTAATGCTCAATGAAAAAGGAGGAATAATAGATGACTTAATAATTTATGACCTTGGTATACAAGACAATGACATATCAGAAGTATTGTTAATAGTTAACGCAAGTAGATATGAAGTAGATTTTCAATGGATAAAAAACAATTCAAATAAATATGAAATTTCGATAACAAACTTTAAAAAAGACAAAGTACTTTTAGCACTACAGGGGAAAAACTCATTCGATTTATTTGAACAATGGATTGAATCATCGATCTCACATATCCCTAACTTTGGATGCGAATATAAAATTTTCGAACATATTTCTCCTAAAGAAAAAATCTTCGTTTCCAAGACAGGATATACAGGGGAAAATGGTCTAGAAATACTTTTATCTAAAAAAGCAGCAATTAATTTATGGGATTTCTCAATTTCCAAAAATGTTGCGCCTTGTGGTTTAGGAGCTAGAGATACTCTTAGACTTGAAGCAGGCATGCATCTTTATGGCCAAGACATTAATGAAGAAACTTCTCCATATGAAGCAGGGTTAGGCTGGCTAGTACATCTAGAAAATAATCACGAATTCTTTGGAAGAAGATTTCTTGAAGAGCAGTCAAGATTAGGTATTCAAAAAAAGTTAGTTGGTCTCTTTATAGAAGGTAAAGCAATAGGAAGAAAAGGTTGCATAGTACTTAAAGGTGAAGAAAATATTGGAACTATCACTAGCGGCAGTTGGTCTCCAACTAAACAACAAGCTATAGCTTTTGCATACATCAATACTTCGCATGCCTTAATAAATAATGAAGTTCAAATACTAATAAGAGGCAAAAAATTCAAAGGTTGCATAACAAAAAGATCGTTTTATAAAAAGAATTATTAACTAAATTTACCCTTAAAGAATTATTATAAGTTATTGATCAATAAATCATACTTAGATGAGAAACAAAATTTGTGATGAACTCAATAATACAGATATTGGTAAATTAGTTAATCTATGTGGATGGGTAGATAGAAGAAGGGATCATGGTGGTGTAATTTTTATTGATTTAAGAGACCATAGTGGATTCTTACAAATAACAATTAACCCCGATGATGGAGCAAATCTATTTAAACAGGCAGAAACTCTAAGAAATGAGACGGTAATAATGGTTAGCGGAATTATTAATGAAAGGCCCAAAGATTCAATAAATAAAAATTTAAGTACTGGAAAGTTAGAGCTTAAGGTTAAAGATTTGCAAATTCTCAACCAAATCAAAAACAACTTACCTTTTCCAGTTTCTATACATGATTATGAAAATACAAAAGAGGAACTTAGATTAAAATATAGATACCTTGATTTAAGAAGGGGAAAATTACTAAAAAATTTAAAAACAAGGCATAAGATTATTAAAGTTGCAAGAGAATTTCTTGATAATTTTGGATTTACAGAAGTAGAGACTCCATTACTAACAAAATCAACGCCAGAAGGCGCTCGCGATTTTCTTATTCCTTCACGTCTTTCGAATGGAGAATTTTTTGCTCTACCTCAATCCCCACAACTATTTAAACAACTTTTAATGGTTGGAGGCTTGGACAAGTATTATCAAATTGCAAAATGTTTCCGTGATGAAGACTTAAGGGCAGATAGACAGCCGGAGTTTACTCAATTAGATATTGAGATGAGCTTTATTAGTGAAGAAGAAATAATTTCTTTTAATGAAAGTCTTATAAAAAAAATATGGAAAGAAGTGTTAAATATTAATTTTGACAATGCTTTTCCAAGAATGAAATGGCAAGCAGCAATGGATAATTACGGCACTGATAGACCAGATACTAGATATCAAATGTTACTAAAAGATTTAGGAGAAGTATTAGGTGATATTGGCTTTAATATTTTCACCAAGGCAATTAAGTCTGGAGGTTCCATAAAATCCATAACAGTCAAAGGAGGTAATTCAAGTATTAGCAACGTAAGAATCAAACCAGGAGGTGATATCTTCCAAGTAGCTCAAGATGCAGGAGCTGGTGGTTTGGCCTTTATAAGGGTTAAAGGAGATGAGCTTGAGACTATTGGGGCAATTAAAAATAATTTAAGTGAAGAGCATATATCTGATATTTTAAGAATCACAGAAGCAGAAGATGGAGACTTAATCCTCTTGGGAGCTGGAGATAAACAAATTGTCAACCAGTCATTAGATAGAGTGAGGCAATACATCGCAAAAGACTTAAATCTCATAGATACAAGTAAATGGAATTTCTTATGGGTAACTGATTTCCCGCTGTTTGAAAGAAATGAAGAGGAAAATAGATATGAAGCTTTACATCATCCTTTTTGTTCTCCAAAAAATATAAAGTCTAAAGATTCTGAAAACTTGAAAAAAGCAATTGAGAACTCTATAGCCAATGCTTATGACTTAGTTCTTAATGGATTGGAGTTAGGAGGTGGCTCTTTACGTATTCATGAAGCGAACTTGCAACGAGAGGTTCTGAAAACCGTAGGACTTACTGATAAAGAGATTGATGAAAAATTTGGATTTTTAATAGAAGCCTTAGAAATGGGTGCTCCTCCTCATGGTGGAATAGCGTTTGGATTAGATCGTATTACCATGCTGATCATTGGTGCAGATTCAATCAGAGAAACCATTGCTTTTCCAAAAAATCAACAAGCAAAATGTCTTCTCACAAATGCACCTTCAAATGTCTCTGAATCACAATTAAAAGAATTGGATATTGAAATAACAATTGATGAATAAGAATATATATGGATGTTCTAAAAGTTTTTTGTTTAAATAAAATATAAGGAGGCTGTGCTTAATTAAAAATATTTAATGTCAAAATTTGTTTTTGTCACCGGAGGAGTAGTTTCTAGCATTGGTAAAGGAATTGTAGCTGCAAGCTTAGGGAGATTATTAAAGTCTAGAGGATATAGTGTTTCAATATTAAAACTAGATCCATACCTAAATGTTGATCCAGGCACAATGAGCCCTTTCCAACATGGAGAAGTATTTGTAACCGAAGATGGGGCTGAAACAGATTTAGATTTAGGTCACTATGAAAGATTTACTGATACTGCAATGACTAGGTTAAATAGTGTGACTACGGGATCTATCTATCAAGCAGTTATTAATAAAGAAAGAAGAGGTAGTTATAACGGTGGAACTGTGCAAGTAATTCCTCACATAACGAGAGAAATAAGAGAAAGAATTCATAGAGTAGCCTCCAACAGCAATGCGGATATTATTATTACTGAAATTGGTGGAACAGTTGGTGATATTGAATCTTTACCTTTTTTAGAGGCAATAAGAGAATTTAAAAATGATGTCAATAGGAATGATGTTGCATACATCCACGTAACATTACTTCCTTACATCAAAACCTCTGGCGAAATAAAAACTAAACCAACACAACATTCAGTGAAAGAATTAAGATCAATTGGAATTCAGCCAGATTTACTTGTATGTCGCAGTGACAAATCAATCAATGAAGGTCTTAAAAAGAAGCTTAGTGGATTTTGTGGAGTTAATATAAACTCTGTAATTGAAGCATTAGACGCAGATAGTATTTATTCTGTTCCTCTTTCTTTAAAAAAAGAAGGTTTGTGCAAAGAAACTCTGAAGTATCTAGAACTTGAAGATAAAGAATGTGATTTGAAAAATTGGGAAAAACTAGTTCACAATCTAAGAAATCCTGGAACTCCTATAAAAGTTGCTCTAGTAGGTAAATATATTGAACTTGGAGATGCATATTTATCTGTTGTTGAAGCTTTAAGACATGCATGCATTGAACAAAAGGCTTTATTAGATTTACATTGGGTAAGCGCTGAAATGATAGAAAAAGATTCAGCAGAAACTTACTTGAATGAAGTGGATGCGATTGTCGTACCTGGGGGCTTTGGAAATAGGGGAGTTAATGGCAAAATTTCGGCTATAAAATTCGCAAGAGAGAATAAAATTCCATTTTTAGGCCTGTGCCTTGGTATGCAATGTGCAGTTATAGAATGGGCTAGAAATGTAGCGAATCTTCCAGATGCATCTAGTTCGGAACTAGACCCAAAAACTCCCAATCCAGTTATACATTTATTACCAGAACAGGAAGATGTAGTTGATTTAGGCGGGACAATGAGACTTGGAGTTTATCCATGTAGATTGACAAATAATACAATTGGGAAAAAATTGTATGATGAAGATGTTATTTATGAGAGACATCGACATAGATACGAATTTAATAATTACTACAAGCAAAGTTTTTTAAATTCTGGATACAAAATTAGTGGTACATCTCCAGATGGCAGACTAGTAGAGTTAATTGAGTTAGACAATCATCCTTATTTTTTGGCATGTCAATATCATCCTGAGTTTTTATCAAGACCTGGCAAACCTCATCCTTTATTTAAAGGCTTAATAAAATCCTCTCAAGAAAACTTAACTCAATCAAATTAATATTCCTTATTTGTTTGAATGAAAATGACAAATTTTTTACCCTTAGTCGAACAATTTCATTCATTACAAGGTGAAGGCTATCATGCTGGGAAAAGTGCTTTTTTTGTAAGATTAGCTGGTTGTGAAGTTGGGTGCTCATGGTGCGACACCAAGCATTCATGGGATGAGAATAAATACCCCTCAGTATCAATTGAAAAAATAATAGACCGAATAAAAATTGCCAGGGAGCAAGGGGCGTCCTTTTGCGTTATTACAGGTGGCGAACCATTACAACATAACTTGGATAAGTTTTGCAAAGCCATAAAGCAAATGAAGATGGGAAAAGAGCAAAACTCAATGAAAATTCATATTGAAACAAGTGGAGTAAATTCGATATCAGGAAGTTATGACTGGATTACTTTATCTCCTAAAAGACACTCACCTCCAAAAAATTATTTTTTAAAAAACTGTAATGAAATAAAAATAATCATAAATGAAAAAGAAGATATTGAATTTGCGATCCAAATAAAAAAAGAAATTTTAAAACAATATGAATTCTCAAAAATAGAAGATAGCTTAAAAAAAGAAGATAAAATTTTTTATTTACAACCAGCTTGGAACAATAAAGATGGGTTTTCTCTTGCTATTGATTTCGTAAAAAATAACCCCGATTGGAAATTGAGCCTTCAAACTCACAAATACTTGAAAATTAAATGAAATTATATGACTCTTAAAAATAAATCAATAGTAGTTTTGTTATCGGGAGGATTAGATTCCTCTACTGTGACTAGTATCGCAAAAAAATCCGAAGCTAAAATTTTTGGCCTTTCATTTGACTACGGTCAACGCCATAAAAAAGAATTACACTCTGCATCAACTATTGCAAAACACTTTGATATCCAAGAATTTAAAATCATTAAACTTGACTTATCTTTATGGGGAGGCTCTTCATTAACTGATACTAAGAAAAATATTCCTACAGAGGGAGTTCAAACTAATAAAATTCCTAATACTTATGTTCCTGGGAGAAATACTATATTCATTTCCGTCGCACTAAGTTACGCAGAAGCAATAGATGCTGATTTTATAGGCTTAGGAGTTAATGCACTTGATTATTCTGGTTATCCAGATTGCAGACCTGACTACATTAAAAAATTTCAAGAATTAGCAGATCTTGCCAACAAAAGAGGAAGAGAAAATAACCCAATAAAACTTTGGACGCCTTTATTAGATTTAAATAAAGAACAAATTATTCAATTAGCTATGGATAATCATGTCCCTTTAGATAAAACATGGAGTTGTTATTCAGGTGATGCAAAACCATGCGGAAAGTGTGATAGTTGCAGAATTAGGAATACCGCTTATAAAAAATGGCTCAATAATAAAAATAAAAAATGAAAATAAAAACAATACTTTTAAAAAGATGGGTAGATCCAGAACTAATTACGTACCATCTAACAAAAAAATTTGGAGATAAAGGATTAGCTTGGTTAGACAGTGATGGCAAAGAAAATGGTGAATGGTCAATAATAGGGATTAAACCAAAAAAAATAATCCAATCAAGAGATATAAATAACTTAGACAAAAATAATAATCCCTTTAACAATTTAAAAGATATTAATAAAGGATTTTGGATTGGATGGTTAAGTTATGAGGCTGGTGCATACATTGAACCCAAAAACCCTTGGCGACAATCTGCAATGGCAACTTTATGGATTGCATCATATGATCCAATCATTAAATGCAACCTAATAAAAAAAGAAATAATTATCGAAGGCACCAAATCAGATGAACTGATAAATTATCAAAATATAATTAATAATATAAATATTTTAGAAGAAAAGAATGTTATAAAAACAAATTTGAATTTCGATTTTTCAAAAATCAATTTGGAAAAAATGACTGAAAAATTTCAGGAAAATATTTTACACTTAAAAAAGTTAATCTCATTAGGAGATTTATTTCAAGCAAACCTAACTACTAAATGCGAAATTAAATCTTCCAAAAACCATAGTCCTCTTGATATTTATTTAAAAATAAGAAGGAAATTAAGAGCTCCCTTCGGAGGAATAATAGTAAATGATAATTATAAAGAGGCGGTATTATCTACCTCGCCAGAAAGATTTATAAAAATAGATAATAAAAATTTTGTAGAATCAAGACCTATCAAAGGAACTAGATCCAGGGATAAGGATTTAAATCAAGACGCACTTAATGCTATCGATTTAATAACGAACGAAAAAGATAGAGCCGAAAATATTATGATTGTTGACCTAATAAGAAATGATTTAAGTAAAGTTTGCGAAACAGGAAGCATTATGGTGCCAGAAATATTAAAACTTGAAAGTTTCTTAAAAGTTCATCATCTAACTTCAGTAATCAGAGGAAAATTAAAAAAAGACAAGAACTGGATTGATTTACTAAAAGCTTGTTGGCCTGGGGGCTCTATAACTGGAGCACCTAAATTAAGATCATGCCAAAGACTTTTTGAATTAGAAGAATATGACCGCGGACCATATTGTGGCT is a window encoding:
- the queC gene encoding 7-cyano-7-deazaguanine synthase QueC — protein: MTLKNKSIVVLLSGGLDSSTVTSIAKKSEAKIFGLSFDYGQRHKKELHSASTIAKHFDIQEFKIIKLDLSLWGGSSLTDTKKNIPTEGVQTNKIPNTYVPGRNTIFISVALSYAEAIDADFIGLGVNALDYSGYPDCRPDYIKKFQELADLANKRGRENNPIKLWTPLLDLNKEQIIQLAMDNHVPLDKTWSCYSGDAKPCGKCDSCRIRNTAYKKWLNNKNKK
- the gcvT gene encoding glycine cleavage system aminomethyltransferase GcvT, with product MDLLKSPLYAKYVQSNAKLVDFAGWEMPISFSGLIKEHESVRSSVGLFDISHMGVISIKGINPKDYIQKFFPTNLYSFSEGQGLYTVMLNEKGGIIDDLIIYDLGIQDNDISEVLLIVNASRYEVDFQWIKNNSNKYEISITNFKKDKVLLALQGKNSFDLFEQWIESSISHIPNFGCEYKIFEHISPKEKIFVSKTGYTGENGLEILLSKKAAINLWDFSISKNVAPCGLGARDTLRLEAGMHLYGQDINEETSPYEAGLGWLVHLENNHEFFGRRFLEEQSRLGIQKKLVGLFIEGKAIGRKGCIVLKGEENIGTITSGSWSPTKQQAIAFAYINTSHALINNEVQILIRGKKFKGCITKRSFYKKNY
- a CDS encoding CTP synthase — its product is MSKFVFVTGGVVSSIGKGIVAASLGRLLKSRGYSVSILKLDPYLNVDPGTMSPFQHGEVFVTEDGAETDLDLGHYERFTDTAMTRLNSVTTGSIYQAVINKERRGSYNGGTVQVIPHITREIRERIHRVASNSNADIIITEIGGTVGDIESLPFLEAIREFKNDVNRNDVAYIHVTLLPYIKTSGEIKTKPTQHSVKELRSIGIQPDLLVCRSDKSINEGLKKKLSGFCGVNINSVIEALDADSIYSVPLSLKKEGLCKETLKYLELEDKECDLKNWEKLVHNLRNPGTPIKVALVGKYIELGDAYLSVVEALRHACIEQKALLDLHWVSAEMIEKDSAETYLNEVDAIVVPGGFGNRGVNGKISAIKFARENKIPFLGLCLGMQCAVIEWARNVANLPDASSSELDPKTPNPVIHLLPEQEDVVDLGGTMRLGVYPCRLTNNTIGKKLYDEDVIYERHRHRYEFNNYYKQSFLNSGYKISGTSPDGRLVELIELDNHPYFLACQYHPEFLSRPGKPHPLFKGLIKSSQENLTQSN
- the aspS gene encoding aspartate--tRNA ligase produces the protein MRNKICDELNNTDIGKLVNLCGWVDRRRDHGGVIFIDLRDHSGFLQITINPDDGANLFKQAETLRNETVIMVSGIINERPKDSINKNLSTGKLELKVKDLQILNQIKNNLPFPVSIHDYENTKEELRLKYRYLDLRRGKLLKNLKTRHKIIKVAREFLDNFGFTEVETPLLTKSTPEGARDFLIPSRLSNGEFFALPQSPQLFKQLLMVGGLDKYYQIAKCFRDEDLRADRQPEFTQLDIEMSFISEEEIISFNESLIKKIWKEVLNINFDNAFPRMKWQAAMDNYGTDRPDTRYQMLLKDLGEVLGDIGFNIFTKAIKSGGSIKSITVKGGNSSISNVRIKPGGDIFQVAQDAGAGGLAFIRVKGDELETIGAIKNNLSEEHISDILRITEAEDGDLILLGAGDKQIVNQSLDRVRQYIAKDLNLIDTSKWNFLWVTDFPLFERNEEENRYEALHHPFCSPKNIKSKDSENLKKAIENSIANAYDLVLNGLELGGGSLRIHEANLQREVLKTVGLTDKEIDEKFGFLIEALEMGAPPHGGIAFGLDRITMLIIGADSIRETIAFPKNQQAKCLLTNAPSNVSESQLKELDIEITIDE
- a CDS encoding 7-carboxy-7-deazaguanine synthase QueE yields the protein MTNFLPLVEQFHSLQGEGYHAGKSAFFVRLAGCEVGCSWCDTKHSWDENKYPSVSIEKIIDRIKIAREQGASFCVITGGEPLQHNLDKFCKAIKQMKMGKEQNSMKIHIETSGVNSISGSYDWITLSPKRHSPPKNYFLKNCNEIKIIINEKEDIEFAIQIKKEILKQYEFSKIEDSLKKEDKIFYLQPAWNNKDGFSLAIDFVKNNPDWKLSLQTHKYLKIK